One genomic region from Nitrospirota bacterium encodes:
- a CDS encoding HNH endonuclease yields MSAYLYTWNPERWVWSDQQDAIYRVNNGDEYDMYWSCGNTKRIEIGDLFFLMRLGIEPKGIIGCGYISSKPYPLPHWDLQKAKEGKSALRTDLLFKALSEEPIVSLSYLQDKYPGQTWTPQASGLSIPNEIAEELFSLIQGNAKLNFQPSTKKEIELYAEGKSQSVTYKTYDRSPAARQACIEHYGYRCTVCGFNFEEAYGAIGSKYIEVHHLKQVADVGEEYLVNAISDLRPVCANCHRMLHKTRPPISIEELQTHNKSINRTR; encoded by the coding sequence ATGAGCGCGTATCTCTATACATGGAATCCTGAGCGATGGGTCTGGAGCGATCAACAGGACGCAATATATCGTGTAAATAATGGCGACGAATACGATATGTATTGGAGTTGCGGCAATACAAAGCGAATTGAAATCGGCGATCTATTTTTTCTGATGCGCCTTGGCATTGAGCCCAAAGGAATTATTGGCTGCGGCTATATTTCATCAAAACCATATCCACTACCCCATTGGGATTTGCAAAAGGCAAAAGAAGGAAAATCTGCACTCAGAACAGATTTACTGTTTAAAGCATTGTCTGAGGAACCAATAGTCTCCTTGTCTTATCTACAAGACAAATACCCAGGCCAAACATGGACGCCACAAGCAAGCGGGCTATCCATTCCTAACGAAATAGCTGAAGAGCTTTTTTCACTAATACAAGGAAACGCGAAATTAAACTTTCAGCCTTCCACCAAAAAGGAAATAGAACTATATGCGGAAGGCAAGTCACAAAGCGTCACTTATAAAACCTATGACAGAAGCCCCGCTGCTCGCCAAGCCTGCATAGAACACTACGGCTACCGTTGCACTGTATGTGGTTTCAATTTTGAGGAAGCGTATGGCGCTATCGGCTCAAAATACATTGAGGTGCATCACTTAAAGCAAGTTGCAGATGTCGGAGAGGAATACTTAGTAAACGCCATCAGTGACTTAAGGCCAGTGTGCGCAAATTGTCATCGCATGTTGCACAAAACAAGGCCGCCAATCTCAATTGAGGAACTACAAACACATAACAAGTCAATCAACCGGACACGCTAA